In one window of Mytilus galloprovincialis chromosome 6, xbMytGall1.hap1.1, whole genome shotgun sequence DNA:
- the LOC143080133 gene encoding uncharacterized protein LOC143080133, protein MAGHAMPAICGPCLEGGNKNPSVKWCTICEEQLCPGCVQHHQSLKLTRNHYLTEIRNDASSSYATENKGTILKTPETCVYHPSVEIQFYCKKHDIMLCDACLGSHHSCNTCSDIVPIDLASNGTKNSQNFHSVQTDITNILQSFSAILANKQTIEQIFLNEVSSAKKKIVEIRLELVRYLEEMIDKTLLKDVESQEKDVLDQLMKDKTVAEDGRKEAAWFLDEMSSILNTGSDKQAFMLLQRMKAFKNIRDQQLKEMSYNMQAYSLKMEPTDPVKLCSKMELLFGKVNMKSTPYNVNMVQGMKISAICATPGEAIKTEKYVHSVSITDAGHLLVVEFNLFSSSKVFLFNDTGGHISDIKIPGEPTDITSVPGGSKAVVLVDNKKLLFLEKDGTGTLHCKNIMKMAKGCNLITASCSKLYIAYKSEIIVMDINGHDVQYLKTLQMTSGQIQAFSVGKDDDVYYGIADRLYCMKDYGEEVCLYQTQDLKDVSGIVLDTEGNVYICGKTSNNIHVLKQKDSSAQVLLREGDGLHKPSGICFDKFRNKLFVYYECTYDPIQVYNVTM, encoded by the coding sequence ATGGCGGGACATGCCATGCCAGCTATATGTGGTCCTTGCTTAGAAGGAGGTAATAAGAATCCATCTGTGAAATGGTGTACTATTTGTGAAGAACAGTTGTGTCCAGGGTGTGTCCAACATCATCAATCTTTAAAACTCACAAGAAATCATTATTTAACAGAAATAAGAAATGATGCTTCTTCTTCATATGCTacagaaaacaaaggaacaatcCTTAAAACACCTGAAACATGTGTATATCACCCATCAGTTGAAATACAGTTTTATTGCAAGAAACATGATATTATGTTATGTGATGCTTGTCTGGGTTCACACCATTCATGTAATACATGTAGTGATATAGTTCCTATCGACCTTGCTTCCAATGGAACAAAAAACTCACAAAATTTCCACAGTGTGCAAACagatattacaaatattttacaaaGTTTCAGTGCTATTCTTGCAAATAAGCAGACGATTGAACAGATATTTTTAAACGAGGTTTCTTCAGCAAAAAAGAAAATTGTTGAAATAAGACTAGAACTAGTTAGGTACCTTGAGGAAATGATTGATAAAACATTATTGAAAGATGTTGAAAGTCAAGAAAAAGACGTTCTTGATCAATTGATGAAAGACAAAACAGTTGCAGAAGATGGACGAAAAGAAGCAGCTTGGTTCTTAGACGAAATGTCTTCCATACTGAATACAGGATCAGACAAACAAGCATTCATGTTACTACAAAGAATGAAAGCTTTCAAGAACATAAGGGACCAGCAACTGAAAGAAATGTCTTACAACATGCAGGCATATTCTTTGAAAATGGAACCCACTGATCCTGTTAAATTGTGTTCTAAAATGGAATTACTATTTGGAAAAGTAAACATGAAGTCAACACCATACAATGTGAACATGGTGCAAGGTATGAAAATATCAGCTATTTGTGCAACACCTGGCGAGGCAATAAAGACTGAAAAATATGTACACAGTGTATCAATAACGGACGCTGGTCATCTTCTTGTTGTTGAATTTAATCTTTTTTCATCTTCAAAGgtgtttttgtttaatgataCTGGAGGTCATATAAGTGATATTAAAATTCCAGGCGAACCAACAGATATCACTTCAGTTCCTGGTGGAAGTAAAGCTGTTGTATTAGTGGACAATAAAAAACTTCTATTCCTGGAAAAAGATGGTACCGGTACACTTCATTGCAAAAATATCATGAAGATGGCAAAAGGTTGTAATCTTATAACTGCCTCATGCAGTAAATTATATATCGCTTATAAAAGTGAAATTATTGTAATGGATATCAATGGTCATGATGTCCAGTATTTGAAGACCCTTCAAATGACCAGTGGTCAGATTCAAGCTTTTAGTGTTGGTAAGGATGACGATGTGTATTATGGAATTGCAGATCGTTTATATTGTATGAAGGATTATGGTGAGGAGGTTTGTCTGTACCAAACACAAGATTTGAAAGATGTCTCTGGAATTGTTCTTGACACAGAAGGAAATGTTTACATTTGTGGTAAGACATCGAACAATATTCATGTCTTGAAACAAAAGGATAGCTCTGCACAGGTTTTGTTGAGGGAAGGAGATGGTCTACACAAACCCAGCGGTATATGCTTTGACAAGTTCAGAAACAAGTTATTTGTATATTACGAATGTACCTATGATCCTATTCAAGTTTACAATGTTACAATGTAG